CTGACTGCAACGGCCATGTTCCTTCCCATGGTTTTTCCGAAGCTCTATGAAAAAATGAATCCTGTCTACAAAAAGCAATATGAAAGTGTCGCATTGGGTTCCTATGTGAAAAATGTCGAACGGATGCACGCCCCCTTTGAAAAATCCCCGAAGGACTATATTGCCCTTTTCAATGCCAAGGGTTTCTATTTTATAAAAGGAGATAAAGGTTTTGAGGTCAAATCAGTTTACACGGACAACAGAACTAGTTGCCCATTGCCGAATAGAACGAGCCAGTATTTGAGTTCAACACCCGATTTGACCGAAGCATTAAAAGAACAGCAACCCGTTATCAATGGCCTTGTAAATGACGGCAGGAACAACCTTGAAAACCTATGGGCGGGAAATCTCATGGAAAGGGGGATGTACGACAAAGTCGCCTTTATGCTAACGGCGAAAAAAGTGTACCCTAACCTTCATCGGGAAATGGTGCAGCACCACATGGACAATGGACTTCGGAAAACCTTGCAAGGAGCCATAACAAGAAAATCCAGCATCCAACAAAACCGCGTGCTCAGAAGGGGCATTTACGCTATCAGTTCTTTATCGGGCGACAGGGGCAAAAAACAAGAGGAGGTCTTTAACGGGTTCAAGGACGAGTTGACCGATTGGTCGAAATATAAGCGTGAAGGTATTTCATTTTAATCCGATAAATTGTACAAGAGATATTTTGTAAAACTGATATAACATTCTTTGGGGGATGTATGCCACAATATCAACTACGTTGTTTCAATCATTTCTACTTTAGCTAATTAATGCTCTCCCCAAAAAAAAATGTGCCGATTGTTTAATCCAACAAAGACATACTGAATTTTTGATGCTTATTACATTTGAACGCTTAATTCACTTGGAAATCTTGTTCATATAGGAGTCCTATTGCTTAGGAAATAGTTGCCTTCGGCAATCAACAAATCATTGATATTTTTAAATACCGAGAACTAATATTTAGTTAAAAATTTGAAGTCGTGGCATAATTCAATGATAATTAAAAGTATCGAAGTGAATAAAAAAAATTGAAACATGCCAATTATAACTAGCCTGACCATCGATTTTTTAACGAATGTATGCGTATATATGCTCATCCCAAAATCTTACATTTTAAAGACCGTTCTTTTAGCAATCCTTTTTTACAAAGTCGTTTTTCTTTCCCTTTATTGAAGCATTTTTGAATTCAAAAATCCTGGTAGAAATGTAAGTTAATTGCAAATTCTTACATCCGTGTTCAAGAATCTACCCAACTGCTTTTGTGGTTATCTTATGCCCAAAAAAAGTATTGCTAAACCAATATATAGGTCAGTCGATTTACGATATACATATGATTTATTAATAAAGCCTATGCAACACAAAAAAATTGTTGTTATCAACAACTGTATGTATTTTAAAATTAATTTAGCATATTGGCCTGTTGTTTTCTAAAATTCCGCTCCCATTCCCACGAGGACAGAATCATTTCGTCCAATCCTCTTTTGGGCCTCCAGCCGAACGTTTGCTCAGCCAATTGAAAAGATGCATATAGTTCGGGAACGTCTCCCTCCCTCCTTTCAACCACTCTGTAATTTAGTTTGTTCTTGGTAAGAGCCTCAAAGGTGTTGATAATCTCCAAAACACTATACCCATTCCCTGTCCCTAAATTGAATGCCTCCCAATTTGTCTTTTTTGAACTCGACTGGATATAATTCAGAGCCTTTACATGGGCTTCTCCCAAATCCATTACGTGGACATAATCCCTTATTGGAGTTCCATCTTTTGTTTCGTAGTCATTTCCAAATACCTTTAATTCAGGTCTCAGACCGATGGCTGTCTGGGTAATAAAGGGCATCAAATTATTGGGAGTCCCTGAAGGAAGTTCACCGATCAATCCAGATCCATGGGCTCCTATTGGGTTAAAATAACGAAGGGATATTCCGGAAAATTTTGGATTTGCTCTTGCCGTATCTTGAAGGATTTCCTCCGCTATTTTTTTCGTGTTTCCGTAAACCGAGAAAGGACGTTTGACTTCATTCCCTTCACTGATGGGCAGGGTGTCCGGCTCCCCATAAACCGTTGCCGATGAGGAAAAAATCAGATTTTCGATTCCATTTTCCAATTGATTCTGCACGATGTTTATTAGACCAAATAGATTGTTGCGATAATAGGACAGCGGCTTTTTTTGCGATTCTCCCACAGCTTTGTATGCGGCAAAATGAATTATGGCGATCGCATCGCCATGCCGGTTAAATGCCTTATTGGTTTTCTGCGTATCCTTAAGATCCACCATTTCATATTGAACAGTTTTTCCCGTTATTTGCTTTATTCGGTCAAGTGTTTTCACATCTGAATTTGAAAAATCGTCAAATACTACGACTTCATATCCATCCTCCAAAAGAGAGATTACCGTATGTGACCCAATATAGCCACATCCTCCGGTTACAATTATCTTTTTTTTCATAATCAAGTATAGTTGAAAATCATCATTTCCTTTGACAATAATGGACTTCCGAAAGCCCTTCTAATGTACCCGCCGCTTGTTCGGCGGTAATATCACGTTGGGGGTTGGCCAACAATTCATAACCGACCATAAATTTCTTAATCGTCGCCGAACGTAATAAGGGTGGGTAGAATACCATATGAAAATGCCATTCGTGATGTGCCTTTCCATCCGTTGGTGCTTGGTGAATTCCGGCTGAATAGGGAAAAGAGGTTTCAAACAGGTTGTCATATTTCGTGGTTACGATCTTAATGGCCTTAGCAAAACCCGTTTTCTCAATCTCGGTCAAATCGGCAATACTTCGTACGTGTCGTTTTGGAA
This window of the Maribacter cobaltidurans genome carries:
- the galE gene encoding UDP-glucose 4-epimerase GalE, with translation MKKKIIVTGGCGYIGSHTVISLLEDGYEVVVFDDFSNSDVKTLDRIKQITGKTVQYEMVDLKDTQKTNKAFNRHGDAIAIIHFAAYKAVGESQKKPLSYYRNNLFGLINIVQNQLENGIENLIFSSSATVYGEPDTLPISEGNEVKRPFSVYGNTKKIAEEILQDTARANPKFSGISLRYFNPIGAHGSGLIGELPSGTPNNLMPFITQTAIGLRPELKVFGNDYETKDGTPIRDYVHVMDLGEAHVKALNYIQSSSKKTNWEAFNLGTGNGYSVLEIINTFEALTKNKLNYRVVERREGDVPELYASFQLAEQTFGWRPKRGLDEMILSSWEWERNFRKQQANMLN